TGAGGAGCGCCTATGCTAAATAAAGTTTTTCGATTGCCGCAACCTTCCACTGAATGCAAGTGCAATGTTCAAGACCCTACCGCGACCTACACGATTGCAATGAATATCCGCAACCTGTTGCAAGAAAGCCAGGAAAATCACCAAAATGTCATCGTTCTTTGCATTGGCACTGACCGTTCCACCGGTGACTCGCTCGGTCCCTTGACAGGCACCAAGCTGCGTTCCCTCAATTTACATCCCCATATTTTCGGTACCTTAGATCAACCGGTTCATGCCACCAATCTGCAGGACGTCATTCAACAGATCACCACAAGCTTTGTCGACCCCTATATCATTGCCGTAGATGCCTGCCTGGGTAAAAGCGAAAATGTCGGCTATGTGTCCTTAGGCAAAGGCTCGGTAAAACCGGGCGCCGCCGTAAAGAAGGACCTGCCGCCGGTCGGCCATGCCTATATTACCGGCATCGTCAACGTAGGTGGTTTCATGGAACATTTGGTACTGCAAAGCACACGTCTCAGTCTGGTGATGAAAATGGCCGACACGATTGCCTATGGCATTTCCTTCGGGCTCCGGGGCGCCGGAAATGCCGCCCGAATATGAGAACAGCTAAATAAAAGCACGGTAACCCTCAGCGGCTACCGTGCTTTTGTTTATTTCTTACCGTTCTTAGTGCTAGTGGCGGCAGCTTCTCCCTGGGCCTGCAGGCTTTCATAGCGCATCTCGCAGGCTCCCTTAAAGGTAGCTCCCTCGGCAATCATTAACACACTTACCTTTATATCACCATTCAGTTTAGCCGTGGGCAGCAGCTCCAGCTTCTCCTGTATCTCAATATTGCCCTGAACGGCTCCGGCAACCACGGCATTGCGCGCCTTAATTTGTCCTGTGATGCAGCCGTTTTCACCGATCACCACATCGCCAAAGGAAACCACATCCCCCTCCAGCCTGCCGTCAATCCGTATGCCGGCATTAGCAGTCACCGTTCCCTTGATCGAAGTTTCTCTGCCAATAATTGTCTCTACCTGCTGTTCGATTCCTAATGATTTTTTGCTACCAAACATGTTCATCTCTCCCGCACTGTGCCTGTCCTTAGTCTGTATACAAAAGACGTCACCTGTTATAAAAATTTATCGGGGTTTACTGCCGTGCCGTTCACACGAACTTCATAATGCACATGGGTCCCGGTACTTAAGCCGGTGCTGCCCATATAGGCAACCACCTGGCCCTTTTTCACGTAATCCCCGCTTTTTACCAGAAGCTGTGAACAATGTCCGTACAAGGTAACAATTCCGTTGCCGTGATCGACTTCAACCAGCTTGCCATAGCCGCTTGACCAATCACTATGCACCACTGTACCGTCAGCCGTAGCCACAATCGGCGTCCCGTAATCGCTGGCAATGTCAATCCCCGGATGGTAGTCACTGCCCCGGCCCCAGGGTGAACTACGATAGCCAAAGCGGGAAGTCACCTGACCGTTGGCCGGCCAAATGGATGGCGTCACCGCTGCCCTGGCCTGTTTCGCCAGCAGCTCTTCTTTCAGTGCCAGCAAGCTTTGCTCCCGGGCCGCCATATTTTTCTTCAGATCTTCCAGTGTTTGTCCCATCTCTTCCAAAGAAGGAGGATTGGGACCGCCCTGGCCGGTATATTGAGCCGACCCGGGTGTCATACGGGTTAGGCCGGCGCGGGAAGTGCTGCCGTTATCATTTTCATTTACGATATGGCGGATTTCCGCGTCAAGCGTATTGAGTCTTTCCATGTCTTGCTCCAACGCAGCCGTCGACTTGGCTAAATCCTCAATCTGCTTGACCTGGGAACCATTCACTTGCTTTAACTGTTCCAGTTCGGCCTTTTCCATACCGGCCGTAACCGTCGTGTGGCGATAGCTGACAACACCGCCGATCACTACAACAACCAGCAGGCATAAGGCAGCGGCCAGGCACTTAATTGCCAGGATGGGCACATGGATGCTGCGCACGCCTGCCTGTCCATGATGAGGTACAAGCATAAACGTGTATTCTCGCCGATCAGGCTTCTTCACTTGCTTTGTCAATAAACACACTCCTTTCTTTTCTGTTAAGAAGAGGAAACAACCCGACAGACATAAATATACCCGGCGGCTAGCTCCGTTACTGCCGCCGTGGCGTTAGCCGGGGTTATCCGGTTTTACTATCCGAAGCTATATTGTAAAAATGTATTCTCTCTTAAACCCCAAATTCCTGCAAAGAAATAAAAATTAAGGTTATTTTTTCCATGCCTGTTCCAAGGCCGCTTTTTCTTCCTCGGTTAAAAAATACTGAGACTGGCAGTTGGCAATGGGTTTAGCATAAGTTCGCGACTCATTGCGCCCAAATATGTTGGATATAACAACACCATTATTCTGGGCATCCAGCAGGGCAATAGCAAAGCTAAGGTCACTGCCGGTATCTTCAAAAGCGTTAAACCGGACAATCCCGACTTTTTGGACACAATTGCGGGTTATGCCTTCCAGGTTGCGGCAGGAAGCCGACAGACTGTCCACCCGCTTTACAGCGTCCCGGACCTCTTCAATATGAGTAAGTAAAAGCTTTTCCAGATTGGCCCCTTCCACGCCCTGCATCAATTTACGATACCGTCTGTTCATCCGGGAAAGCTTGATATTAATATTGATAAAAACAATAAGTGCCAAACAGATCATTGCGGTCATAAACAGCAGCACACCCTGCAAATTCGCAGCAATCCAGGCTGTAAGCTCTCCAATATAGTCCATGTCTCATCAAATCCTCTCTCGTTTCTTTCTATTTTAACCACAAAGCCGTAACAACGGCAGCTACCGGAATAGCCGGCAACAGATTAGCTACTTTAACGGTCTTAAGCTTAAGCATCAACAGGCTGATTCCAACAATGAGCACGCCGCCTACCGCCGTCATTTCGGTAATAATGGCGTCCGACAAGATCGAACTGCAGATTCCCGCCAGTAGGGTAATGCTCCCCTGATACAATAAAATAGACACACCCGATAACGCCACCCCAATCCCCATAGTCGATGAAAATACCATGGAAAAAACACCATCCAGCATGGATTTCGCATAAAGAGTCGAAGCATCTCCCGTCAGCCCGTCCTGAATCGAGCCGACAACCGCCATAGCACCTACACAAAATACCAGGCTGGCTGTAACAAAGCCCTGCCCGGCATCACCGTACTGATCGCCCAGCCGACGGCTGATCCAAGCACCCAGCCGGTTCAGCCACCGGTCAATATCAATCTTTTCTCCCACTAAGCCGCCGAGGCCCAGACTAATAATAACAATCAGTATATTTTGCGTCTTTAAAGCCATCTGTAGTCCAATTAGACCCACCGCCATCCCCAGACCATGGGTTACAGTCAATTGATAGCGCTCGGGAATGCCTTTTTTCAAGACCATCCCGACCAGCGAGCCAGCGACTACAGCCGCCACGTTTACCAATGTCCCTTTCACACACTTCGCCTCTTCTCCACTCTATCCCAGCAATTATTATCCGGTAAGAATTATTTCTTCTTATTTCCTATATTCATTTACCCTGCGGCTAAACAGGCTGGTTAATCTAAAGACTCTCCCTACGTCAGTGATTAGTCGTCCAAAATGCTCCGGGCTGCGGGAAACGGTCGCAAGGCCCGCGGCAAAATACCATGAACCCAGGCAATAAGAACGCCGTAATTGACAATAGGCACATTGGCCTGGCGGGCAACAGACAGCCGGTATAGCATTTCCCGCCGCGTCAGCATACAGGAGCCACAATGGACAATCAGCTTATAGGAGGATAGATCCGGCGGAAATTCGCCACCCGATACCCAGCTAAATTCCAGCTCACCGCCTATCCGCTGCCGCAACCAGCGGGGAATTTTAACCTTGCCAATATCATCGGCCTGACGATGATGGGTACAAGCCTCGGCAATTACTACCCGATCTCCCGGCTGCAGCCTGTCAATGGCCTTGGCGCCACTCACCAGGGTCTCTAAATCCCCCTTATGTCGGGCAAATAAAATGGAGAAAGAAGTAAGCATAATCTCCGGTGGCGTATCGGCATCTACCTTGAGAAACTCCTGGGAGTCGGTTACTACAAGCCGGGGTGGCTTACGTAAGTTTTCCAGGGCCTCTTTTAATTCCCGCTCTTTAACAACCAGACTATAAGCATCATGATCAAGAATATCGCGAATGGTTTGAACTTGTGGCAAAATCAGCCTTCCCTTGGGGGCTGCCAGATCAATGGGTACAACTAAGACGACCGTGTCGCCGGGATTTAGTAAATCACCGATAACCGGCATGCTGTCCCAATCACCGGGAGCCTGCTTGATAATTTGTTGCTTTACCTGTTCAAGTCCCATGTGCTCTACAGCACTTACCGGAACCAGGTAAAGCGCCAGCGCTTTACCCCATTCCTCCAGCTTGCTCTGGCTAAATGCCGCCGTATCCACTTTGTTCAATACGCCGACTAAAGGAATCCCCCGTTCCCGGATAGCAGCCGCAATGGTCTGCTCATAAGTGGACACACCGGTTTCTGCCGATAAGACTAAAATAGCCAGATCCGTTTTAGTCAGCACCTGCATCGTCTTTTCTACCCGCAGTGTGCCCAGGGTTCCTTCATCATCAATGCCGGCCGTATCAATCATCATCACCGGTCCCAGCGGCAGCATCTCCATCGCCTTATAAACCGGATCGGCCGTTGTGCCTGGTACAGCTGATACCAAAGCAATACTCTGACTGGTCAGCGCATTGATCAAACTGGATTTCCCCACATTGCGCCGGCCAAACATGGCAATGTGCAAACGATTTCCTTTTGGTGTATCCTGCATGTCTCATTCCACCCTGTAACTGAATATTAATACTTCTCAGCGCCGCTGCAACGGCATAGTCATATTATGCGGATCAAGGATTCTATCTACTTCCTCCGGTTCCAACAATTGCATATCCCGCACCACCGCAGCCACTGGCCGACCGCTGGCCGTCGCTTGCCGGACAACGGCGGT
The window above is part of the Propionispora vibrioides genome. Proteins encoded here:
- the hydF gene encoding [FeFe] hydrogenase H-cluster maturation GTPase HydF; this translates as MQDTPKGNRLHIAMFGRRNVGKSSLINALTSQSIALVSAVPGTTADPVYKAMEMLPLGPVMMIDTAGIDDEGTLGTLRVEKTMQVLTKTDLAILVLSAETGVSTYEQTIAAAIRERGIPLVGVLNKVDTAAFSQSKLEEWGKALALYLVPVSAVEHMGLEQVKQQIIKQAPGDWDSMPVIGDLLNPGDTVVLVVPIDLAAPKGRLILPQVQTIRDILDHDAYSLVVKERELKEALENLRKPPRLVVTDSQEFLKVDADTPPEIMLTSFSILFARHKGDLETLVSGAKAIDRLQPGDRVVIAEACTHHRQADDIGKVKIPRWLRQRIGGELEFSWVSGGEFPPDLSSYKLIVHCGSCMLTRREMLYRLSVARQANVPIVNYGVLIAWVHGILPRALRPFPAARSILDD
- a CDS encoding M23 family metallopeptidase; its protein translation is MCLLTKQVKKPDRREYTFMLVPHHGQAGVRSIHVPILAIKCLAAALCLLVVVVIGGVVSYRHTTVTAGMEKAELEQLKQVNGSQVKQIEDLAKSTAALEQDMERLNTLDAEIRHIVNENDNGSTSRAGLTRMTPGSAQYTGQGGPNPPSLEEMGQTLEDLKKNMAAREQSLLALKEELLAKQARAAVTPSIWPANGQVTSRFGYRSSPWGRGSDYHPGIDIASDYGTPIVATADGTVVHSDWSSGYGKLVEVDHGNGIVTLYGHCSQLLVKSGDYVKKGQVVAYMGSTGLSTGTHVHYEVRVNGTAVNPDKFL
- the yyaC gene encoding spore protease YyaC, translating into MLNKVFRLPQPSTECKCNVQDPTATYTIAMNIRNLLQESQENHQNVIVLCIGTDRSTGDSLGPLTGTKLRSLNLHPHIFGTLDQPVHATNLQDVIQQITTSFVDPYIIAVDACLGKSENVGYVSLGKGSVKPGAAVKKDLPPVGHAYITGIVNVGGFMEHLVLQSTRLSLVMKMADTIAYGISFGLRGAGNAARI
- a CDS encoding bactofilin family protein, encoding MFGSKKSLGIEQQVETIIGRETSIKGTVTANAGIRIDGRLEGDVVSFGDVVIGENGCITGQIKARNAVVAGAVQGNIEIQEKLELLPTAKLNGDIKVSVLMIAEGATFKGACEMRYESLQAQGEAAATSTKNGKK
- a CDS encoding DUF554 domain-containing protein, which produces MKGTLVNVAAVVAGSLVGMVLKKGIPERYQLTVTHGLGMAVGLIGLQMALKTQNILIVIISLGLGGLVGEKIDIDRWLNRLGAWISRRLGDQYGDAGQGFVTASLVFCVGAMAVVGSIQDGLTGDASTLYAKSMLDGVFSMVFSSTMGIGVALSGVSILLYQGSITLLAGICSSILSDAIITEMTAVGGVLIVGISLLMLKLKTVKVANLLPAIPVAAVVTALWLK
- a CDS encoding DUF4446 family protein, whose translation is MDYIGELTAWIAANLQGVLLFMTAMICLALIVFININIKLSRMNRRYRKLMQGVEGANLEKLLLTHIEEVRDAVKRVDSLSASCRNLEGITRNCVQKVGIVRFNAFEDTGSDLSFAIALLDAQNNGVVISNIFGRNESRTYAKPIANCQSQYFLTEEEKAALEQAWKK